A genomic window from Lotus japonicus ecotype B-129 chromosome 1, LjGifu_v1.2 includes:
- the LOC130748707 gene encoding uncharacterized protein LOC130748707 — MVETRQTSRRPVPTPEGHVETVNETTDRRTPPPPPQHPPPPTPQPQPPRSPEPAAITPHAAHEALCRLEARIRAMEEDNGEGREQAHSMRIRDAQEEIHMLRARLRQLEEQETQSRPLPAFSQEEETNGGPIPPPITRKRVAGHPRPSGWPAILPGDATLPAGAHPGAGAHLRLGIGRTTAPGPTTRLSPIQRRSEVLYPRRSWRFLSLRGGHGPK; from the coding sequence ATGGTAGAGACACGTCAGACTTCACGCCGTCCTGTTCCAACTCCTGAAGGCCATGTGGAGACTGTCAACGAAACTACGGATCGCAGaacccctcctcctcctccacaacACCCTCCTCCCCCGACTCCTCAACCACAACCCCCTCGCTCACCGGAACCTGCGGCCATTACCCCGCATGCGGCCCATGAGGCGCTCTGCCGTTTGGAGGCTCGCATCCGGGCAATGGAAGAGGACAATGGGGAGGGGCGAGAGCAGGCCCATAGTATGAGAATCCGAGACGCTCAAGAGGAGATTCACATGCTCCGAGCACGCCTGCGACAACTTGAAGAGCAGGAAACTCAATCACGCCCCCTGCCCGCGTTCTCCCAGGAAGAGGAGACGAACGGGGGCCCGATCCCACCCCCTATTACCAGGAAGCGCGTCGCCGGGCACCCGCGGCCGAGCGGGTGGCCAGCCATACTCCCCGGAGACGCTACTCTCCCCGCCGGAGCCCATCCAGGCGCCGGAGCCCATCTCCGACTCGGGATAGGACGCACAACCGCCCCAGGTCCAACAACGCGCTTGTCACCTATCCAGCGCCGATCAGAGGTCCTCTATCCCCGGAGATCATGGCGTTTCCTTTCCCTCAGGGGTGGGCACGGCCCAAAGTGA